The Candidatus Methylacidiphilales bacterium genome contains a region encoding:
- a CDS encoding glycosyltransferase — MKFSIITPSYNQGCYIQETIESVCLQDYPEFEHIIVDGGSTDQTLNILKAHPHLRWISEQDEGQ; from the coding sequence ATGAAATTTTCCATCATTACTCCCAGCTATAATCAGGGCTGCTATATACAAGAAACCATCGAAAGCGTATGCCTGCAGGATTATCCCGAGTTTGAACATATCATTGTCGATGGAGGTTCCACGGACCAAACCTTGAATATTTTAAAAGCACATCCGCATTTGCGGTGGATTTCGGAGCAAGACGAGGGGCAATAG
- a CDS encoding serine acetyltransferase: MKSIFQDWRANHGNLKGRLILLLFRLAHAIRHAHPMILFLVWPYLPFYRLGVEWVLGIELPWKLRIGPGLKLYHGQGLVVNDGSILGANCTLRNGTTIGHKILANGFVSGCPILGDEVDVGAQAVLLGPIRVGNHAVIGAGAVVVKDVPDYAVVVGNPARVIRIKAQDSGAI; encoded by the coding sequence ATGAAATCCATTTTTCAGGACTGGCGGGCCAATCATGGCAATCTCAAAGGTCGTTTGATTTTGCTCCTTTTTAGGCTGGCTCATGCGATCCGGCATGCGCATCCGATGATATTGTTCCTTGTGTGGCCCTATCTTCCTTTTTATCGGTTGGGTGTGGAATGGGTTTTGGGCATTGAACTTCCATGGAAGCTGCGGATTGGCCCCGGCTTAAAGCTTTACCATGGGCAGGGATTGGTTGTGAATGACGGCTCGATTTTGGGTGCAAATTGCACCTTGCGAAATGGCACTACCATTGGTCATAAAATTTTGGCGAATGGCTTTGTCAGTGGTTGTCCAATTTTAGGAGATGAAGTGGATGTTGGCGCACAAGCGGTTTTGCTGGGGCCGATCCGGGTGGGGAATCATGCGGTTATTGGGGCGGGCGCTGTGGTGGTTAAGGATGTCCCGGATTATGCCGTGGTGGTCGGCAATCCGGCACGGGTAATTCGCATCAAAGCACAAGACTCAGGCGCTATTTAA
- a CDS encoding glycosyltransferase family 4 protein has translation MVQLMIRGLGGDFRYCPQLTTGIHMENPDVRVFHVNARVSASMEDVGRVKIGKLFRLCSHCLEAIWCRIRYGANVLYYVPAPAKASAILRDWIVMVLCRPFFPKLILHWHSSGLGSFVGNALESGSTWQKAIGRLTQFLLGRADLSIVLTEYSRKDADIFMPRKLVVIPNGIPDPCPDFESSILPQRQQRRQTLLHLRQKSEAGSPKPETENYRVLFLAHCTREKGLFDAIDAIALLNSKLKNQNLKPQASLTVAGQFMSESERCEFETRIAHPDLQLAKPWTQSAVRYAGFVSGEEKDYLLKTSDCLCFPSYYPNEVFPVTILEAMSYGLEIVLTSWKGIELCLPAGYPSIVPPKDPKSLAAALFGLALEESCRAWELRNHFLKNYQAAAFVEKMKACLSI, from the coding sequence ATGGTGCAACTCATGATAAGGGGGTTGGGTGGTGACTTCAGGTACTGCCCACAGCTCACGACGGGCATTCACATGGAAAATCCGGATGTCAGGGTTTTCCATGTGAATGCCCGGGTCTCTGCCTCGATGGAAGACGTCGGAAGAGTGAAAATTGGCAAGCTATTCCGCCTGTGCAGTCATTGCTTGGAAGCAATCTGGTGCCGAATCCGCTACGGGGCCAATGTTCTCTATTACGTTCCGGCCCCTGCCAAAGCCTCTGCCATTTTGCGAGACTGGATTGTCATGGTTCTTTGCCGACCATTTTTCCCAAAATTGATCCTACATTGGCATTCTTCGGGATTAGGCTCTTTTGTAGGCAACGCATTGGAATCCGGCTCGACCTGGCAAAAGGCCATCGGACGACTCACCCAATTCTTATTGGGCCGCGCGGACCTCAGTATCGTCTTGACGGAATACAGCCGGAAGGATGCGGATATTTTTATGCCTAGGAAACTGGTTGTTATTCCCAACGGCATACCTGATCCATGCCCGGATTTCGAATCCTCTATACTGCCTCAGCGCCAACAACGCCGCCAGACCCTTCTCCATCTTCGGCAAAAGTCGGAAGCCGGAAGCCCGAAACCGGAAACAGAAAACTACCGTGTATTGTTTTTAGCCCACTGCACGCGGGAAAAGGGCCTCTTCGACGCCATCGACGCCATCGCCCTTCTTAACTCAAAACTGAAAAACCAAAACTTGAAACCGCAGGCTTCGCTTACCGTCGCCGGGCAATTCATGTCCGAATCTGAGCGCTGCGAATTTGAAACCCGTATCGCTCACCCAGATCTGCAATTGGCCAAGCCTTGGACACAAAGTGCAGTACGCTACGCAGGCTTTGTGAGCGGAGAAGAAAAAGACTATTTATTAAAAACCTCCGACTGCCTCTGTTTCCCAAGTTACTATCCCAATGAAGTTTTTCCGGTAACCATTTTGGAGGCCATGTCCTATGGACTGGAAATCGTTCTCACTTCCTGGAAGGGTATCGAGCTCTGCCTGCCTGCCGGATATCCCTCGATAGTACCCCCAAAAGATCCCAAGAGTCTGGCTGCCGCCCTTTTCGGCCTTGCTTTGGAAGAAAGTTGCCGGGCTTGGGAACTACGTAATCACTTTTTAAAAAATTATCAGGCAGCAGCTTTTGTTGAAAAGATGAAAGCCTGCCTGTCTATTTAA
- a CDS encoding glycosyltransferase, whose product MSNSPRVVAVIATYRREAELRRLLRELQGQTQPLAGVVVADNAAEEELQRLIANRQSPISSFQAVYLPVPGNPGCGAGLKAAEEEALRRFPELTHVWILDDDAVPPPDCLAKLLAVLEAGAAELAAPLLSDSNGKLWAFPEPLDVGQRRVIRSCETPGDALKKFGAAPHRLCWCTGTCLLVTRLALETSGLHRDDFWMLGEDLEFSMRISARMNAVFSCGIVVPHLPPEPPDAIAAAKVHRAKFLALLQNLSYLGFRKTHGFHMRRYVAGNIRRYFRTFGFSRATFTEAGLAFWHGAVLGEPAGKKAGKN is encoded by the coding sequence GTGTCGAATTCTCCCAGGGTGGTGGCGGTGATCGCAACGTATCGCCGCGAGGCGGAGTTGCGCCGTTTATTGCGCGAGTTGCAGGGCCAAACGCAGCCTCTGGCGGGAGTGGTCGTGGCGGACAATGCCGCCGAAGAGGAGCTTCAGCGGCTAATCGCCAATCGCCAATCGCCAATTTCAAGTTTTCAAGCCGTCTATCTGCCGGTGCCGGGGAATCCCGGTTGCGGGGCGGGTTTGAAGGCGGCGGAGGAGGAAGCCTTGCGGCGGTTTCCCGAGCTGACGCATGTTTGGATTTTGGATGATGACGCCGTGCCGCCACCGGACTGTCTTGCAAAGCTGCTTGCCGTTTTGGAGGCGGGCGCCGCGGAACTGGCCGCTCCGCTCTTGTCAGATTCCAACGGCAAATTATGGGCGTTTCCCGAACCTCTGGATGTCGGCCAGAGGCGTGTGATCCGCAGTTGTGAAACACCCGGGGACGCTTTGAAAAAATTCGGAGCCGCGCCGCACCGGCTTTGCTGGTGCACCGGAACCTGCCTGCTGGTGACACGCCTGGCGTTAGAGACAAGTGGTTTGCACCGGGATGATTTTTGGATGCTGGGGGAGGATTTGGAATTTTCCATGCGGATCAGCGCCCGGATGAACGCGGTGTTTTCGTGCGGGATTGTGGTGCCCCATTTGCCTCCCGAACCGCCGGATGCGATAGCCGCAGCGAAGGTTCACCGCGCCAAATTTTTGGCCTTGCTGCAGAACCTCAGCTATTTGGGTTTCCGTAAAACACACGGGTTCCACATGCGCCGTTATGTGGCCGGGAATATCCGCCGTTATTTCCGGACGTTCGGGTTTTCGCGGGCAACCTTCACGGAAGCGGGGCTGGCTTTTTGGCATGGGGCGGTCCTGGGCGAACCGGCTGGGAAAAAAGCGGGCAAAAACTGA
- a CDS encoding tetratricopeptide repeat protein yields the protein MKRINPSSLALVLCIPILAQFSTFASEPSVPEDSYQEAFAVFKAGQLNEALQRVDALLAKTPAEARTLELKGRILLGLGKYQQAQDFFFNAIDKNPEQYSAHFYLGESAFRLEHWGEAVQYYKIYLNKVPTGKLAVLKMIYCHLASRNLTDAAKWITTLDPVDELHPYYYFARAALAYSTGKTSEYQEALQQARTIYGNDVYTELEPDLLFVLKKIKANNTPAP from the coding sequence ATGAAGCGAATCAACCCATCCTCTCTGGCCCTCGTTTTGTGTATTCCGATCCTGGCGCAATTTTCAACCTTTGCCTCCGAACCTTCGGTCCCCGAAGACTCCTACCAGGAGGCCTTTGCCGTCTTCAAGGCGGGCCAGTTGAATGAAGCCCTCCAACGCGTGGATGCCCTGCTGGCCAAAACCCCTGCAGAGGCACGCACCCTCGAGTTAAAGGGGCGTATTTTACTGGGCCTGGGGAAATACCAGCAAGCTCAGGACTTTTTCTTCAATGCCATCGATAAAAACCCGGAGCAGTACAGTGCCCACTTTTACCTGGGCGAGTCCGCCTTCCGGCTCGAACACTGGGGAGAGGCTGTCCAATATTATAAAATTTATCTCAACAAGGTTCCCACCGGCAAACTGGCGGTCCTGAAAATGATCTACTGCCATCTGGCTTCGCGCAACCTGACGGACGCGGCCAAATGGATCACCACGTTGGATCCTGTCGATGAACTCCATCCCTATTATTATTTCGCCCGGGCCGCACTTGCGTATTCCACCGGAAAAACATCCGAGTATCAGGAAGCCCTCCAGCAGGCGCGTACGATTTACGGGAACGATGTTTACACGGAACTGGAGCCCGACCTTCTTTTTGTCCTGAAAAAAATCAAAGCGAACAACACCCCGGCGCCCTAG
- a CDS encoding tetratricopeptide repeat protein has product MAQNTDTVYTKEYQEAYGLAMQALAKGQYDEALKDLDDAEKAQPGLMNTQNLRGAALVRLKKLDEAKKVFQAICDRNPEDESAIFNLAEISFLGGEYPGSKKLFQSYLARKGQNQNALALYKIFLCDLMTNNQPEVKQTLSSLVPAVNNPFYYFAFAADAFKKGADGAARDYLKSASQIYPAALNASFADSLVSIGYLKPEDIGSVGLIDQSYLQSLKQPGKVIRNEGDPQQVDVSGLDSLLPKSGYDKKDEPAKQQGK; this is encoded by the coding sequence ATGGCACAGAATACGGATACTGTCTATACGAAGGAATATCAGGAGGCTTATGGTTTGGCGATGCAGGCCCTTGCCAAAGGGCAATACGATGAGGCCTTGAAAGACTTGGACGACGCGGAAAAGGCGCAGCCCGGTCTGATGAACACGCAAAATCTCCGGGGCGCAGCATTGGTGCGTTTAAAAAAATTGGATGAAGCAAAAAAAGTCTTCCAGGCAATCTGCGATCGAAATCCCGAGGACGAGTCCGCAATATTCAATTTGGCCGAGATTTCTTTCCTTGGCGGGGAATATCCGGGCTCCAAGAAACTGTTTCAATCGTATCTGGCAAGAAAGGGCCAGAATCAAAATGCCCTGGCGCTCTATAAAATATTCTTGTGCGATTTGATGACGAATAATCAGCCAGAGGTGAAACAAACCCTTTCCTCTCTCGTTCCAGCGGTCAACAACCCATTTTATTATTTTGCCTTTGCCGCCGATGCGTTCAAGAAAGGCGCTGACGGAGCCGCCAGGGATTATTTGAAATCCGCATCCCAGATTTACCCAGCCGCTCTCAATGCCTCGTTCGCGGATTCACTGGTGTCGATAGGATATCTGAAGCCGGAAGACATCGGATCCGTTGGGTTGATTGACCAGTCTTATTTGCAAAGCCTGAAACAACCCGGGAAAGTGATAAGAAACGAAGGTGATCCGCAGCAGGTGGATGTTTCCGGCTTGGATTCCTTGCTGCCCAAGTCGGGCTACGACAAGAAGGACGAGCCGGCCAAGCAACAGGGCAAGTGA
- a CDS encoding shikimate kinase has product MTQPLKRHLVLIGLMGSGKSSVGRYLSGVTGIPFVDTDALVEAHERKRVREIFADSGEEYFRELEHEMIGKTMLETTPSIVATGGGAIIREANRKLLWQHGFVVYLQAGIDLLLERTSRNSSRPLLSISDPRLKLEELLASRAPYYEQADLICPVSAKNIQEVGEFILAVWKKSAHFPAAGSGT; this is encoded by the coding sequence ATGACACAGCCTTTGAAAAGACATTTGGTGCTGATCGGACTCATGGGTTCCGGCAAAAGCAGCGTGGGACGTTACCTGTCCGGCGTCACCGGCATCCCGTTTGTCGATACGGACGCGCTGGTGGAAGCGCACGAGCGGAAGCGGGTTCGCGAGATTTTTGCCGACTCCGGGGAGGAATATTTCCGCGAGTTGGAACATGAAATGATCGGCAAAACCATGCTGGAAACAACACCTTCCATCGTGGCGACCGGTGGCGGTGCGATCATCCGCGAAGCCAACCGCAAGCTCTTATGGCAACATGGCTTTGTGGTTTATTTGCAGGCCGGGATCGATTTGCTGTTGGAAAGGACTTCCCGCAATTCCTCCCGGCCCCTGCTCAGCATATCCGACCCCCGGCTCAAACTGGAGGAACTGCTCGCTTCGCGCGCACCCTATTACGAACAGGCGGATCTGATATGCCCTGTCAGCGCCAAAAATATCCAGGAAGTCGGCGAATTCATTCTCGCGGTCTGGAAAAAAAGCGCGCATTTCCCCGCTGCAGGCTCCGGCACATGA
- the aroC gene encoding chorismate synthase, whose amino-acid sequence MGNIYGHLFRISTWGESHGGGVGVVVDGCPPRIALDEADIQKDLDRRRPGQSRIVTPRKEADHCEILSGVFQGKTLGTPISIMVRNEDARPEAYSEMKTLFRPSHADYTYQTKYGIRNWEGGGRSSARETIGRVAAAAVAKKVFQKKLPKLEVLAYVRQVHKLTARVDPAKVRFKEVEGNIVRWPDSRDAERVIRLIEKARREGDSVGGIIECVIRNLPPGLGEPVFDRLEADLAKAMLSLPATKGFEIGSGFAGAALRGSEHNDEFYMQHGRVRTRSNRSGGVQGGISNGEDIVFRVAFKPVATISKAQKTVSASGRNAGLRARGRHDPCVLPRAVPIVEAMAHLVLIDHYLRQRAQCGI is encoded by the coding sequence ATGGGAAATATATACGGTCATTTATTCCGCATCAGTACCTGGGGTGAATCGCATGGCGGAGGCGTGGGCGTGGTGGTGGACGGGTGCCCGCCCCGCATTGCCCTGGACGAAGCGGACATTCAAAAAGATTTGGACCGCCGCCGCCCGGGCCAGAGCCGGATTGTGACGCCGCGAAAGGAGGCGGACCACTGCGAAATTCTATCGGGTGTTTTCCAGGGAAAAACGCTGGGCACGCCGATTTCCATCATGGTGCGAAACGAGGATGCGCGGCCGGAGGCCTATTCCGAAATGAAAACTCTGTTCCGCCCTTCCCATGCCGATTATACCTATCAAACCAAATACGGCATCCGAAACTGGGAGGGAGGGGGGCGTTCCTCCGCCCGTGAAACCATCGGACGGGTGGCCGCCGCGGCCGTGGCGAAAAAAGTTTTCCAAAAAAAGCTCCCGAAGCTTGAAGTGCTGGCCTATGTGAGACAGGTGCATAAACTGACGGCCCGGGTGGACCCCGCCAAGGTTCGGTTCAAGGAAGTGGAAGGAAACATCGTGCGCTGGCCGGACAGCCGGGATGCGGAACGCGTCATCCGGTTGATCGAAAAGGCGCGCCGCGAAGGGGACTCCGTGGGCGGCATCATCGAGTGCGTGATCCGGAACCTTCCCCCGGGCCTGGGCGAACCGGTATTCGACCGTCTGGAAGCGGATTTGGCCAAAGCGATGCTCAGCCTGCCTGCGACGAAAGGCTTTGAAATCGGTTCCGGTTTTGCCGGAGCCGCGCTGCGGGGGTCGGAACATAACGATGAATTTTACATGCAGCACGGGCGTGTGCGGACCCGGAGCAACCGCAGCGGCGGCGTGCAAGGCGGCATCAGCAACGGGGAAGACATTGTTTTCCGGGTGGCATTCAAGCCGGTGGCGACAATTTCAAAGGCGCAGAAAACGGTTTCCGCAAGCGGCCGGAACGCCGGGTTGCGCGCGCGCGGGAGGCATGATCCCTGTGTCCTGCCGCGGGCGGTGCCCATCGTTGAGGCCATGGCGCATCTGGTGTTGATCGACCACTATCTGCGGCAGCGCGCGCAGTGCGGAATTTGA